TCCAGCAGCGTCGGGCGCAAGGGGCGCGCCTACTGGGGTGCCTACGGCGTGTCGAAGTTCGCCACCGAAGGCCTGATGCAAACCCTGGCCGACGAAGTCGATGGCGTGGCGCCGGTACGGGCCAACAGCATCAACCCGGGCGCGACCCGCACCAGCATGCGCGCCCAAGCCTATCCGGGAGAAAACCCGAGCAACAACCCGGCCCCCGAGGAGATCATGCCGGTCTACCTCTACCTCATGGGCCCGGACAGCGCCGGGATCAACGGCCAGGCCTTCAACGCCCAGTAAACCTGCCCTTGGCCGCGACGGAATACCGTCGCGGCACCTCCGCACTCACGGCATTGGCCCCGATAAAGCCAGGCAAATGCCGCCCTGAGCGCGCCCCATCGCGACACTTTCATTCAAGCCTCTGAATTCAAAAGCCTTTTATCCGGCTGAACCGCGTGGCACGACTTTCGCTCTAATCTTGCGCAGATACGCAGCCTATTGGCGAAACCCGGCAGCGATCGGGCGGGGCTTATAACGGGTCGTAAAGCGGATTAGACTGTGGGCTATTGTCCTGCGGGACTGATGGAACAGTATGACGTGCAGCCCTGAGCCGCTCTCACCCAGCCAGTAAGACTGCATTACATGCTCAGGGGCTCACGCCATATGAAAACACCGACCCAGACCAACGCAATTGACTTCGACAGCGCCAAATTGCAACGCCTGGGCTTTGGCCGGCCTTCACCACTGCTACAACGCCCGGTCAGCCTTGCACAATTGCGCCAGCAATTGAGCCTGCAGTTACAGACCAGCCTGGAACCACAACGCATTCTTGGCTTGTTCTACCGCGAAACCCAACGCCTCGTCCCTCTGGATGCGCTGGTCTACCAGCACAAACCCAGCGACCTGCGCCTGGAATTCGGCCAGCGCGGCCACCATTCCGTCAGCTACAGCCTGAGCCATGAAGGCGAGTCCATGGGGGAGCTGGTGTTCCGGCGCAACCAGCGTTTCAGCGACCAGGAACAAAGCCATCTGGAGTCGCTGCTGTCCGCGCTGCTCTACCCCATGCGCAATGCCCTGCTTTATCGGGCCGCCACCCGCAGCGCCCTGCGCGACCCCTTGACCGATACCGGCAACCGGATCGCCATGGACCAGACGCTGCAACGGGAAATCGAGATGGCCCGCCGCCACCTGCACCCGCTGTCGTTGCTGATGCTGGACATCGATCACTTCAAGAAAATCAACGACAGCCATGGCCACAGTGCCGGCGATGAGGTCCTCAAGACCGTGGCCGCCACCATCAAGGCGCAGTTGCGCAATGTCGACATGGTGTTTCGTTTCGGTGGCGAGGAGTTCCTGATCCTGTTGTCCAACACCGGCCGCGATGCCGCTGCCATGGTGGGAGAGCGCTTGCGCCAGGCCGCTCAAGCCAAGGACTACTGGGCAGATGGCACCTTGATCGAACTGACGGTCAGCCTGGGTTGCTCGACCCTGCTGCCGGGAGAGTCTGCCGAAAGCCTGCTGCGTCGCGCGGACAGCGCGCTGTACGTGGCCAAACGCGAGGGTCGCAATCGCCTGGCGATGGCCGGCTGAGCCAAGGCGTCCCCGCTCCCCTCAACCTTGAGCCAGCGCCATCCGTTCACGACCGGCCGGCGCCTTTTCCTGCTGCATGCAGCGCTCCAGGAACAGGTGCATATAGTCGTAACTCTTGCAGATCGCCTGGCGCAGCTCGACCTGCAGGGCCTTGCTCGGATTCGTGCCCGCCAGGGTACAGATGATCTCCAGCGCCTCCCAGGGATGGGCGTCATCGTACTGGGCATGCATTTTCAGCCATTTCATCGCCCGTTTGCGTTCTTCCTCGGGAAAGGCCGCGGCATATACGCCGGAAGAGCAGACCAGCGCCGACCACTCGCCCGTCGCGCCCTCGATGGCATAGTTGGTGGCCGCGATCGCCACGATCAGCGAGTCGGCGGAACTGGTGTGCCAGCACCAATGGCTCAATGCGTGCAGCTCCGGTGGCACCTGCTGCGCTTGCAGATCCTCCAGGCTCACGCCATGGGCGCGGCTCCAGTTCACCCAATAGTCGGCATGATTGAGCTCGACCCGGATATTGCGCATCAGCCAGCGTCGCGCCATGTCTTCCCCGGGATGACGGGCGAAACGGGTCTTGGTCAGGTTCTGCGCCATGTACAGGGCAAACTGCTCCACCACCGGCCAGCCACCGATCAGGTATTGGCGCATGGTCTTGTTGCTGAGCTGGTTGTCGCGCATGCGCTGGTACAACTCGTGCTCGACCACGCGGCGCTTGCTCTCGCTGCAGTCCTGAATCAGCTGCTGGGCCCAGGCGGGATAACTGGCGGCGTCCATGAGCGGACCGGTCCTGTTGAATGCGTCGATCACTGTCGGGGCTCCTTTTGAGGGTGATGTACGGATCAGCGAAAGATTCAACGGAACGTGCCAGGAGCCTTGAACAACAGCGGCTGTGGTCGCGAAGGACGGCGCTGCAGACTGTCGCAGGTGAAGAGTTGCGGGCGCTCGATCAGGTAGCCCTGAGCGTAATCCACGCCGATCTCCAGCAATGCCTGCTCAATCTGCGGTGTTTCGACAAACTCGGCAATCGTGCGTTTGCCCATCACATGACCGATATGGTTGATCACCTCGACCATCGCGCGATTGATCGGGTCGTCCAGCATATCCTTTACGAAACTTCCATCGATCTTCAGGAAGTCTACAGGCAAATGTTTGAGATACGCGAATGACGACATTCCCGCGCAAAAGTCGTCCAGCGAGAAATGGCAACCCAAGCCCTTGAGTTCATTGATGAACCGAATGGCGCTGCCCAGATTGGAGATGGCACTGGTCTCGGTAATCTCGAAACAAATCAGGTCCGGCGGGATTCCATGGACACTGAACTGTTCGCGCAGGAAATCCAGGAAGGCATCATCGCCAATGGTCGCGCCCG
This portion of the Pseudomonas sp. MRSN 12121 genome encodes:
- a CDS encoding TenA family transcriptional regulator, which translates into the protein MDAASYPAWAQQLIQDCSESKRRVVEHELYQRMRDNQLSNKTMRQYLIGGWPVVEQFALYMAQNLTKTRFARHPGEDMARRWLMRNIRVELNHADYWVNWSRAHGVSLEDLQAQQVPPELHALSHWCWHTSSADSLIVAIAATNYAIEGATGEWSALVCSSGVYAAAFPEEERKRAMKWLKMHAQYDDAHPWEALEIICTLAGTNPSKALQVELRQAICKSYDYMHLFLERCMQQEKAPAGRERMALAQG
- a CDS encoding GGDEF domain-containing protein, with amino-acid sequence MKTPTQTNAIDFDSAKLQRLGFGRPSPLLQRPVSLAQLRQQLSLQLQTSLEPQRILGLFYRETQRLVPLDALVYQHKPSDLRLEFGQRGHHSVSYSLSHEGESMGELVFRRNQRFSDQEQSHLESLLSALLYPMRNALLYRAATRSALRDPLTDTGNRIAMDQTLQREIEMARRHLHPLSLLMLDIDHFKKINDSHGHSAGDEVLKTVAATIKAQLRNVDMVFRFGGEEFLILLSNTGRDAAAMVGERLRQAAQAKDYWADGTLIELTVSLGCSTLLPGESAESLLRRADSALYVAKREGRNRLAMAG